The Manihot esculenta cultivar AM560-2 chromosome 1, M.esculenta_v8, whole genome shotgun sequence genome has a window encoding:
- the LOC110625990 gene encoding uncharacterized protein LOC110625990 has protein sequence MSSAVITSLPGQQPLAAGEIQQPSVPQAVSASSSARHSSESIGPFFGVISVLAVLAILSCVLGRICSRRAVAPPPANVKFRGYLGWMKRRIRWRRGGDVEVGANKVMAVGGDHQEKQAEHVEVDQQLPPTA, from the coding sequence ATGTCATCCGCCGTCATTACATCGTTGCCCGGCCAACAACCGCTGGCTGCCGGGGAGATTCAACAACCAAGTGTTCCACAGGCTGTTTCAGCTAGTAGCAGTGCACGGCATTCTTCAGAGTCTATTGGCCCATTTTTTGGAGTTATTTCTGTTCTTGCAGTTCTTGCTATTCTTTCTTGCGTTTTGGGTCGAATATGTAGCCGTCGAGCAGTGGCTCCTCCTCCGGCCAACGTCAAATTTAGAGGGTATTTGGGGTGGATGAAGCGGCGGATCCGGTGGCGTAGGGGTGGAGATGTTGAGGTTGGAGCTAATAAGGTGATGGCTGTTGGCGGTGATCATCAAGAAAAACAAGCAGAACATGTTGAGGTTGATCAGCAATTACCCCCAACAGCTTGA